tgtgtaAAAGTTGCATTTTTTcttcctgtctatatagtggTGTGCCACCTTCTTGAGCCACATGAAGTATTATGAGCAAATTAGTCATTTGACAGTCCAAAAAGATGCAATCTAAGATAAAAATTTGAACATTTCAGCAATAAGACTGTGTTGCACATCAGGAGCTGATCGgttcctatggacaagggagcatgtaactcagTAAACAACAAAATTCAAACACCGCtgcatgtacatactataaaaTGTAACTTTTATTACGACGTTACATGTAGGTGCATTTTCAAGTGTGTCACATTACCAGCATGACAAAGCAAAGCTAAAGTTGACTGTCATGATGGACAAATGGTAGCACAGGCATGGCAAGACAGCCTTTTCTACTTTTGCTAGTGGCAGGAAATTGCTCCGGTTGACTATTGCAAGCTATTCCTTTGACTTGGCGACCTTCCTATCAAAGCAGCTTCACACAAAACAATGGAGTAACAGCCCATTCTGTGTATCCCCGTTGtgtgtaagaatgatgtaactgATGATATACATCGCTAGCGCAagatgccatgtttgaattttaaCTGTAATGCTAGTAGTGTATGGACTCCCTTGTCCATAGAATTCGATGTGCTCCTGTGCACATATATCATACAAGGGAATACCCAAAGCGATTTCCAGAGTTCCCTTTTGGATTTTATGCTTTAAAGTACCTAGCTatttctcaaaattatgccagcattataggCTAGTGCCTATTGCACTATCCAACTAGGGACCTGAATAAaggctagcataataggcagaataacgGAACTATAAAACCTTGCATTCCTGTGTAATACATTGGCTCAATGTAAAATATCACTCTATTCTAAAACAatagtcagtaactctaatagagcaggcaGGTAGCCATTTGACATGATTATAGTAGAGTATATCATGTATGTAACACACTAAGCAGCCAAATTAGtaattaaatatttttaaaatgcaagTTTTAGAAAGGGATAACATGGGATATAAGgcataaattttgagcataattatgagcaaaaTGGACtgaattttttagcactgcagcatagcataactATAGCATAAAAGCCATTGGAATGTGAGACTACAGCCTCCCTAACTTATGCTGACAATGATAATTAATTACTATGCCATTATAACactttttaatttatttattaatgctttacagcacaggtactgaaggtctgtagaacacctggtcctacagcttgtCACATAAAGTGTGCttgaaaggagaaaaaaaatccataactgGACCTGGGACTTATAACAACTAATGTGATTGTCTTACCAACACTGCATCATCAGTTCATATATAGCTCTGGGACAACCAGGAGGTGGTGGAAGTCTGTATCCAGTAGTGATTTTTTCTacatactgtagagagttcataatacaggAATTCTTCATACCATTCACAGCACTTTTTAGATGTATTTATAGTTTACCTCTCTGCCATTAAGCTTTTCAAATGGCTTGTGACCCAAACTCCATATCTCATATATTACACATCCAAAACTCCACACATCACTTTGTGTTGAGTACTTCTTGTAAAGGATTGCCTAAGAGTATTTTTGTTTAAAATGGTAACATAATTTATGATGGCAATAAACCTCAGGAGCTGTCCAATTTATTGCTATTTTCCCTCCTGAAGTGAGATAGTAGGTGTCATCCTCTATGTCTCTTGCCATCCCAAAATCAGCAATCTGTAAACAAATTACAAATGTTCACTTATATGTTTCATAACAAGACATGGATACGAATGAAGGAATATATATAGCCTAACACTATTTATTGTACTCTTGTGATGCATATCCATGACTCTGAACTAAAAATGTATACAATAGGGTTACCCATAGTCACTTTAATTTACAAAAGTTATTGTGATATATATAAAAGGACACAGGAGCATTCTGGGGAGCGTACTCCTATATActgtagggtaggtaaaaacagtacCTGGGGCCAAGGACCCGGGACCAGGGGACCTGCGGGAATCCAACTctttttggaattttatacatttCCCaattgtactaggtacctctgcaagtagtcttgcatggccaatccacttttccccaTCTGCCACAGTGTCTCGCacaatgtttacaccaattagaaattatagacgcttctgaaaaagtgtctgaattTGACTGCATTTACAGACCAtttgcctgctgcacaatgagcatattAGTCTAATATGTcgcctagctactaaagtttagacaTATTGTGCAAAAAAATATTCCAAGAAAATAGCGATTACTAGCTAAGCCGAATTAAGTAAGTTCCAACAGCTTGACAACCAGACTTCACACACTTTGCACAACGCTTCTAGTAGTTAGgtggcataatagactagtatgctcattgtgcagcgcTATGACCTATAAATAGTCAGCTTCatacactttttcagaggcacttaggatttctaattggtgtaaacattgtGCAAGAAACCATGatggggaaaaagtggattggccatgcaagactacttgcagaggtacctagtacaagcaTAGAATAtcgtgaagtgtataaaattccaagaataGTTGGATTCCCatgggtccccgggtccactgtttttacctaccctatGCTGTAGAGTTGTACTGATAATCAGATCAGTAATCAGTAGAAACTGATTTTACCATATTCGAAAatcagttgtaatgggctgtggccagcagattattagtctattcaacttcagcagctgcagtaccactggagggtggtatcaaaggctctggtatgtacttaggtaatttgtttatgttttgtggtaaccacaaagataaaacagtgatggttcaggccctagcctacttgtctgactagcaattTTGAGTTGAAGTAAGCAATCTCACAACGTTGGCTTCACTAGCTCTACTTTTAGGGGAGTATGCACAAGTACAAcctgtagagacctacaatcgggtGTCGGTTAACTATCGGATATCGCGGTTTTCCCTAAAAATGGGAATCGGTACAACACTAATATACTGGGAAGACTGTAAATGACTTTACTTCTTTTATGCTATCTATTATACGTAATAATACATCTACTCAGTCCAGACTGTGTCGTCTAGTCTCAAACCAGCATCCCCAGTATATCTCCTTAGTAATAATTTTGCACTGCATCTTAGTTAGATGCAATTCCAAGATCCTTTTAATTACTATCCACTAAAACATGTAGCACTGCAAAGGTTACCCATCAACAGACAAACTGGACTGCAAGAGGCACGTGAATTAAGCTTGTATCTTTACTTGGATAATGATCTCCAGATAACTCActgtacacaaaacaaagatccAATAAGCAGTTAGTCATACCAAGCACAATCTTCCCAAAATTGTCAGAACTATAGCAGATTCATCGGCATTAAAATGTCTACAGCACCCTTGTCATTGACACAAGCCAACTCCTACATGGTTAAAAACCTGAATAAGTGCTGCTGTGGAGCAGGCAgacttggggtcaaatacatattaggtatttgtatttaaactagtatttttttaaatgttgatttaagaatgaagtagggatctgtgcaataaaaagtagtgatacaagagatgaataatggtattacagcatagtttggTGGGAAAGTTTCTAATTTGAcaatgaacaaaataattgttatagctaatgtgccaaagtagggactttcccaccgagctatgctgtaataccattattcatttcttgtttcactaccttttattgcatagatccctacttcattttaattttttttttaaatactagtttgtttagttttttttgctgtagcacagctagctaatgactgttctattagaatatcacacatgactgttgtatcagAGTGACtgtcatcaagacacacaatagtgtgtcgtgcagccaagtacagccagtgcaggcgcttgacagacaagtgtgtattttacaggaaccaagaaaatgccgcTTTCACGCATCCATAACACAATAATGGCTGGACAGAAAttaactatttttgctgtggaaactccctcggggTAGGGTACTTCCTATTCCAAAGTTGAGGTGAATCTTcccatccatcactgagatacgtgccttcaaagtttgtcttattttcttcgtatttttcttcttagtctttttattcttctttttcttcatctCGCACGCTTTTAATAGAAAAATCATAATAAACCGCGAGTGCTTTGGTTGatttacttaaaatttggagggcagtaagagcgTAATACTGTACATTGCAGTCCAATTTTGGTAGAGATTAgacaaagaacaagggagttatgcgcaatttttcaaaaatccaaaggtgatttgttgtcacaccaccagggtaaaccgcataacagaataacttgtaaattggtctgtagatggagtaactattgtagtgcaaacgttttgtggtttgaaagaaatcacactAACAATCATAGAGTTATAATAAAAACgccaaccatgtgtaaaaatCGCATGATCGAGTTTTTAGTATTACTTATCACGCTTTCCAGGCAAATAGTtaaggccaggccaagttgattaACAGTTTATCGTCAGGTATATTTGAAAAAGTCGTgcaggcgggaggtcatttttcatattttataattttttttatgtggaaaaacatttaaaagtAGCCAcacacagtagctagctacatagcttatTTGATTACATCACTAGTTGTACTTAATCGTTTATGCATTCTCTCTTTAGAAATCCATTTGCTGAAGGTTCTAACAAATCCAGGCCGGGGATAATCGTTACATTTGTTGCACACACCATGTTTCAATATACAGAAATCATTTCAAGAGTGTAAACAATGATTATCACATGAGAaacaatgaattatgaaattatcgctctattcctaaaaacccatgcgggcggtgacgataaactgtgaatcaacttggcctggcctaatggaatcagctgaaaataggtagagaGGTAGGATTATTTTAGAATGATCTTTCAGTGGTTTTCAAGGAATCAGATGAAAAACTACTGAGTTACACTACCTCCCCCCTATATAGTTAattccccttccctggataatttttgtaacaacttaagtaattatgtctgtgcgttataatcatttgtgatttctacacagtaaaaacaaataataataataatatgaaagtcaactaggtgtaacaagtgtgcgatcaagatactctaatagagtagtcaccctaatagagcagtcagctaagaatCAAATAATTACTTCTTAAAGCATTCATCTATGtattgtagagaatttaacacTGTTATAAGCCACTGTGTATGGAGATTAACTAAGaaaaggtcaccctgtagagagatcagctagaaataagtcaacAATTCACCTTGCAAAGTGTTAAaccacatttcaaatcacccagtagagtactcagctagaaaccagtcaccctaaagagagttcgactatatttcaagtcaccctgttgagagttcagctggctacaagttaccttatagagagatcagctagaacaaatcaccctgtagaaagatcagctacataatcatcctgtagagagaccaactggaaacaaatcatcaatgttgggaaagttacttttaaaagtaactagttacgtattacatattacttgcaactgaaccatatagttacagttacatattacccataaaataaagtaactataataatattacatattataatactttgtgtccacagccttaagctgtcacgtgtgaaactaccaccttatcacgtgacatgattgcgttgttggacaatgtgcaaatattGGTtaaagtaagaagctggtgaataagcttcattcagtaggcttcattacttcgttgtggctaggcattactcaatgggttactaacaagattagtaactttgttacttgtgtaataatccaccccaaaaacaccttcgctgtaaaaaaggcgtgcccaagaaactacaagtacctggaacccaatgtaaaaaaacaaaaagaaaaaacagctcagctgaagtgaaaagtaactggtaacttaaagagctgatatctgaagcggccaagaatacaattactaaagtttaatccatgcaagaacaccttggctataaaacaggtgtgtacatgaaagtaactggcaactgaaatggctgatatctgaagcggccaagaatgaatggtcatatacaactaattcaaaaatttaacactgaacctttataattcagctgtgttctatattcactcttgctgcatcataaagtaatttcttttaactctaattggctggtaatttggccgccttttttgctctattatactgactattacaaaaggcggccaaattaccagccaattagagttaaaagaaattactttacgatgcaacaagagtgaatatagaacacagctgaattataaaggttcagtgttaaatttttgaattagttgtatatgaccattcattcttggccgcttcagatatcagccatttcattactttcatgtacacacctgttttatagccaaggtgttcttgcatggattaaactttagtaattgtattcttggccgcttcagatatcagctctttaagttaccagttacttttcacttcagctgagctgttttttctttttgtttttttacattgggttccaggtacttgtagtttcttgggcacgccttttttacagcgaaggtgtttttggggtggatatcactcatttttgtcagtgatagactctacatttggtttaaaaggtaattttttggaaatgagcaattaacattaatgcagaatattatcttggagagtcagtaaaatccaaacataataatgattgtttcataacaccgtaaattcggaagtatgaatttacggtgtagtatgactgttctattagagtaaatctatctttactgcctgcatgtgacgaatatatctcatatctgtgcatgttaaatgcttcagacacctaattaaacttgcaagtgcctaactAGTTCACAgttactacacagctataaatacatttgtaattgttatcatcataatcatttatcatgtgataaccattttttaatattttggtcacaacttcaggattagagcagcagagaaaggaatagaggactcaaccatcaagacttgtatatgggagatggaacagtattgcgatggacaatgccagtactaacccctcaagggtgttgcagtacagtatagatgcaagaccagagcctcgatcgtcaccttttgactgtggtcacaacttcaggattggagcagcagagaaaggaatggaggactcgatcatcaagactcggggagatggaatagtattgccatggacaatgccagcactaatccctcaaggatgtcacagtgcagtatcgatacaaccactccaaccagtgcataagaccagagccttgaTCATCACCTTtcgactgaaatttttatacttgaagcaatgaaaacaaaaaagttgtagtacttatactttcctgagggagcatgtccccagagtcccagactcccttgcctgttcagcagaataataggattgagccttactaccactctcatctttattcttggcccggatgtacatatcagcaacataatacagtagttgtagataatgctagttaatgcccctagctATAGgtagagctataggggtggaatttttccctaccatcacactatcacagtagttcttctcgcagttctttgcctggccatcatcaactgctgtaaaaacattagtctcgtcccccagacccttcctcaagcatgcttatcacacaaaaataacttagtttagcagtgcacaaacgcTGGGGGcaattattgacagcttatactatattaaagtacatttaccgcattgttgaaccatgtataccaccagaatccaccggattgacaactaacacgtgatctatttaggggaaatctcgtggaaagtccctaattaccttaagcggacactcatgatacgtggttttaaattgaatggtttaagaatgtaactggatggtgaggcgtactttaattggctcgactttaatgagaaactcgagcccctcgtgagaaactacatcgctagagcaacgcttgaagaagtaagagtcaagaatactgaggtactctatgacatatgccggtcttgaatgctaacgaaacgaggagtgaagtttgtgcaacgtgtcatatcgccacacactgattcaccgtgtttgtgcgatagggtttttgacctgtccaccagatgttgaaaggaaattcattccaccacatgttgaaaggaaattcattccaacttgtgaagttattgatatactcattgttggggtccacagGGACATCGATGAttatttaccagtcagctgtaagtaatgtcacaacagaaggaaaggaaccatttccatacccctatggcatactgattttccaggtcagtttatgtgcactcaaccacagaaatgtagaactttggttgcaggtggaaaataaacacttttttactcagttacaagagattcacccagctgggataaaatgttgaagtgaatgtcattagtaccaacttgttcatcaggtattggacaattccaagtgtccagattatgcagttgtcctcatgttcaagtttacacgtttaggcaagttccacaacatcctataatctattactatatcagtgtggaataatgcttctatgatatttttcatattccaggctttaggtatattgtatttaacacctgcttgttggtttttgcaggccatctggtcatactggtttatccactagcagttgaatgtgatcatggtacatatgtaagttgagaccacgcaagaacaaagatacaggtgtcatgaatttcaggtcagttaccgttcagaggaattgtattattgcaattgttctttttgtagttatcaattatcactgaccagtttgtgatagcgtacttttgtttgactaatgacttaatgttctggtttacatgcttacccaacagttatgttactcatttaacctgcatatgggatatatattttttagttcattttgattatccatcctttattggtacagcctggcatattgattttttgcacattctctttttaattcagtgcctgctggattgtttcgtcagatatcgaaacaggtgtctttggtgttgataccgatgttccaggtcagtttgcatgtgtgtttaatttaaggttgacttcagtgcctgcttattcttttacaggtctcggtatcgagtgtcatgaatttcaggtcagttgacgtacagaagaattgtattattgcaattgttgtttttgtagttatcaattatcactgcatactagtgatgtgaatttgcaagtcagtctactcagatgtatcgggcatagtgttgatgggttcaaacaaatatccagtgtagactgtagtggcatcaagggtgttaatttccaagtcagtttacatgttgtgatgttagtgattttttcctagtacccaggtgttaagtgtattgtatttaatgcccacctgttatgtttttaaattatggtatatcagtgtagacagtgcaacagtaagccttctgtgttgtagtaactatttgtttcataattatgctgttgtcccagaatggcacaatttttgggcaaccagtgttaagtccagtggtacaaacattgtattatgaccaagttgtgatagcgtacttttgtttgactaatgtcctaatgttcaggtttgacatgcttacccaacagttatgttattcattcacttagcctgggatataatttttgttcattttgattgtACATGCTATTATtaatacagcccggcatattgattttttgtacattctcttttaattcagtgcctgctggattgtgtcatcagatatcgaaacaagtgtttttggtgttacgaccaatgttccaggtcagttgcatgagtgtttaatttaaggttaacttcagtacctgcttattcttttacaggtctcagtatcgtcatgctgacatacaagaaatcatcactattgttggaactatttttagtcaagtcttgatgtgatgttgtttaacgttgttacacattgttgcatgtttaccatatggcaaataattttcatggccatcatgaaatttgaatattgtgtaagttgtgtggaacaaccccaactcatacatggtcactggcaaaccatgaaccacattcgagccacaacaccacgaaccacatccgagcaatccattacaaaattttgttgcaccatttgtgtgtgcataatacttaatgaaagccacaacacaaactacatggtacacactacatagaggtggtaacccctaaagccTTGTTATCTTTTGTATTCACCCAGGAGTTCATAAGCTCGTAGTAGGGCTTATGAACTCCTGattcaccttaccggcctttgtggttaatctattaaaaattacatgtaaatagagaattgaagagtatgcttaaagtaccttcgctagtgattttgttcttcacaccataagacaactggcgatttataaacgctcgcatggggtgtggcactaaatcgaatttaaaagatttctgcttaaaacgccatccctagggaacttacggttcagcacgctgtcacaacttgtttatcaggcattagagtttgtgtccacgtcatgtctttaaaagttattgtagggaatagaggtttgattgcagaaaatacgcgtataggcaaaccaggattggataatgtcagtgctagatggactatacaaacacggctatgttgactggtataacgtgacagtagttgtaacataaggtagagaaataaagtgaaatacgcctatttttttattttgcgatggttacttttttattttagcgaggtcgcaagaaaactatgatgatgacgactcctaaagatttttttatcacgtaacgcaatacaaatctattgagagatattgcataatctaggactaatattgcgaaaccggccctacacgtaaataactcacagtagtggccccgcgtcttttaattgggcgtgcactttgtagtttcttggccgcgcgactcactaccgtgagtcttgatattatgcaatattagaTTCgtcacagtaactatattacttaggtaacacgttacatttgtaagtaaagtaacttgagttatattacctgtttttatagcatattttgttatattacttagttatcacaaaagtaataatattacgtaacgcgttactcccaacactgcaaatcaccttgtacataaatcagctagaaacaaggcatcctgtagagagaccagctgaaaacaaatcaccttgtagagttaaaaacaagtcaccctgtggaaaagATCATCTAAAATCAAACagagatcaaatcaccctgtacaaagatcagctagaaacaagccacacAGActgtcagtagagagatcagctagaagcaaatctctcactagagaaatcagctaattaatctctctacagggcagcttgtttctactaaacTTTCTATAGGCTGACTTGAaacgtaactgaactctctgcaagatgaCTCGtttttagttgatctctctacagagtgatttgttccCAGAAACAAGTCCACTATGTATTAAGAGTTCATGCAGTTATATATAAGTAAGTCAccatgaagagagatcagctggaaataaatcacacaaatcatgatCACTTTGAAGAGAAATCAgctcgaaacaaatcaccctgtagagagattagccagaaacaaatcacctgtatagagttcagcaagtaacaagtaaccttgtagagaaatcagctagaaacaattcaccctgtagagatcaactagaaacaaattcctatagagagatcagccaggacaagtcaccctgtagagagttcagctggacactgtagagaaatcaactagaaacaattcaccctgtaaagattagctagaaagaaatcaacctgtagagagatcagctcaacacaaatcaccctttagagagatctggtagaaacaagtcaccctgtagagagttcagccagtaagaagtcaccctgtacagaaatcagctcaactgtagaaatatcagctagaaacaagtcaacctgtagcgagattagctacatttcaattaccttgtagaaatatcagcttgaaacaaatcaccctgtagaaggatcagttagaaacaattcaccctgtagagagatcagcaaggaacaaatcaccctataaaaagatcagtttgaaacaaatgACTCCGttgaaagattagctagaaaccagtcatcCTGTACAtagatcagatagaatgaagtcaccgtgtagcactaccagagaacagtgccatgaaacaCCTATGATCATCTATAAATAGGAAAATAATTTCCATAAAGTGACTTTCATGGACATGAATTCATGAAAAGTGGAGATTTCATGGAAATTTCGTagcactgacaaattatttcatgttTGCAGTGGCCATTAATTGTCAACTTTTCACAGGCTGTGTCCATGAACTGTCAAATTTTCATTGGCAATGTCcatgaaaactacatgaaatttcatggtttaccaTTGCATTTTCATTGGCTGTTCtctgtgagttcagctacaaataagtcagatcaaatcacgctgtagaaatatcagctagaaaaaaatcactctatagagagatcagctggaaacaagcaccctgtagagagatcagtgtgatcaagtcaccctgtaagagcctaactacttttcaagtcaccccatggagagtccagctacggaaaactctctcagtagaaagatcagctagaaatacatcaccttgtacagtattcagttagaaacaaatcaccctgtagagagatcagttaggcaagttaccctgttaccTGCAAAGAATTaaactatttttcaagtcaccctgtagagagatcagctagaaacaaatttccctgtagagagatcagcttgatcaagtcactcagaagggagttcaactacatttcgagtcaccctgtagagagtgtaactagaaacaagttaccctgtagagagatcagctagaaacagtcaccctgtagaaagatcagctagacacaataattcaccctgtagagattggctagaaatgtagaaagatcggctatcaccttgtagagagctcagtttgaaacaagtcaccctgtagaaatgtcAGCTAgataagaaacaaatcaccctatagagagatcagttagaaacaagagagaattcatctacatttcatat
The nucleotide sequence above comes from Dysidea avara chromosome 3, odDysAvar1.4, whole genome shotgun sequence. Encoded proteins:
- the LOC136251369 gene encoding uncharacterized protein isoform X1, which translates into the protein MNFSACWIVSSDIETGVFGVDTDVPGLGIECHEFQVSLLRCIGHSVDGFKQISSVDCSGIKGVNFQCLLDCVIRYRNKCFWCYDQCSRSQYRHADIQEIITIVGTIFSQVLM
- the LOC136251369 gene encoding uncharacterized protein isoform X2, yielding MFQVSVSSVMNFSYQLSLHTSDVNLQVSLLRCIGHSVDGFKQISSVDCSGIKGVNFQCLLDCVIRYRNKCFWCYDQCSRSQYRHADIQEIITIVGTIFSQVLM